Proteins found in one Borreliella mayonii genomic segment:
- a CDS encoding chromosome replication/partitioning protein — protein MKNNTKLIINKRDIDSEGNALLVDSSNVSKNGVETDRYNTLKKKLYVNLREGVSNRVECMKILKEIKDNEYYKLDGYKSFDAFIKDYDVAKTQAYNYLKIANAIEAGVIEEQYVLDNGFRLILSVLKDKESPVLKKSKQNLIKPLRFQLKTEESYDFYKSNAKFTSFMMQEIFENQKDLISKLLKMYKQLKG, from the coding sequence ATGAAAAATAATACAAAATTAATAATCAATAAAAGGGATATTGATTCTGAGGGGAATGCATTACTTGTAGATTCTTCTAATGTTAGTAAAAATGGTGTTGAAACAGATCGTTATAATACTTTGAAAAAGAAATTGTATGTAAACCTTAGAGAAGGAGTTTCTAATAGAGTAGAATGTATGAAAATCTTAAAAGAAATTAAAGATAATGAATACTATAAACTTGATGGATACAAAAGTTTCGATGCTTTTATAAAGGATTATGATGTTGCAAAAACTCAAGCGTATAACTATTTGAAAATTGCCAATGCAATAGAAGCAGGAGTTATTGAGGAACAATATGTATTAGATAATGGATTTAGATTAATATTAAGTGTATTGAAAGATAAAGAAAGTCCAGTATTGAAAAAATCTAAACAAAACTTAATAAAACCATTAAGATTTCAACTTAAAACTGAAGAAAGTTATGATTTTTACAAAAGCAATGCTAAATTTACAAGTTTTATGATGCAAGAGATTTTTGAAAATCAAAAAGATTTGATTAGTAAACTTTTAAAAATGTATAAACAATTAAAAGGATAA
- the bdr gene encoding Bdr family repetitive protein, with the protein MNNLAYKTYNIESIKNEFLNIGFSKEAIDFVFLHNDNYNFEFLKEKLIDVEKNLQKDISNLDAKIDNVEKNLNLKIDGLNIKIDNVEKSLNAKIDSLDTKIDNVEKNLNIKIDSVKNELNSKIDSLDAKIDNVEKSLNAKIDSLDTKIDNVEKTLQKDIFSLNTKIDSVEKTLQKDIFSLDNKINVLKNELTASNRTIQVILIMGITLAPIIYSIFNKYFLN; encoded by the coding sequence ATGAACAATTTAGCATACAAAACATATAATATAGAAAGTATAAAAAACGAATTTTTAAATATAGGGTTTAGCAAGGAAGCAATAGATTTTGTTTTCCTACATAATGATAATTACAACTTTGAATTTTTAAAAGAGAAATTAATTGATGTAGAGAAGAATTTGCAAAAAGACATATCTAATTTAGATGCCAAAATAGACAATGTTGAAAAGAATTTAAATTTAAAAATAGATGGTTTGAATATCAAAATAGACAATGTAGAAAAGAGCTTAAATGCCAAAATAGATAGTTTAGATACTAAGATAGATAATGTAGAGAAGAATTTAAATATTAAAATAGATAGTGTTAAAAATGAACTTAATTCTAAAATAGATAGTTTAGACGCCAAAATAGACAATGTAGAAAAGAGCTTAAATGCCAAAATAGATAGTTTAGATACTAAGATAGATAATGTAGAAAAAACTTTGCAAAAAGATATATTTAGCTTGAATACTAAAATAGATAGTGTAGAAAAAACCTTACAAAAGGATATATTTAGCCTAGATAATAAAATAAATGTTTTAAAAAACGAACTTACTGCAAGCAATAGAACAATACAAGTAATTTTAATAATGGGAATAACGCTTGCTCCAATTATCTATTCTATATTCAATAAATATTTTTTAAATTAA
- a CDS encoding DUF244 domain-containing protein → MTNMSNNNPQDINQGELKMTSVNQQSFTGCEIFEEKSSPIKEKSKLSKICKKLPGISNQECFRFNRNIDFSIQRNKLDKYGASEVGNILVGGAGLKDLMINRMLKYFDMSLPFEENLYMLKGKELENLGFREFVKAYGDNIDILYKNKYANGVDKYNYFKKMGSSETLVGSTIDGWFINNNGDLELLEIKSSDSNYMSSAIDKYNKNGNFLSSKYFFKYYVQAQMQLACTGLEHCNLFFLIDAASINCKIKRNEALISKVFEFVNKCELEIINLKKDIYSNHREEYLMAHNFNEDTFIKLVEDLVERSDFYSSGVEFDWAREFIEYVDCVDLEIMDRQVAENVACDLMDVDSAKKELNKTQNEHKKIEKPLKDFIKMKTDNITNTCPLIEHVNYRFREFVFTFDSKKRAISDRLSGLLPTSETLFFPSNIAFSNSVGVPM, encoded by the coding sequence ATGACAAACATGTCAAATAATAATCCACAAGACATTAATCAAGGAGAGCTCAAAATGACAAGTGTTAATCAACAAAGTTTTACTGGTTGTGAAATATTTGAGGAAAAATCTTCTCCCATTAAAGAAAAAAGCAAATTAAGCAAAATATGCAAGAAATTACCAGGAATAAGTAATCAAGAATGTTTTAGATTTAATCGAAATATTGATTTTAGTATACAAAGAAACAAACTTGATAAATACGGTGCTAGTGAAGTAGGCAATATTCTTGTTGGAGGTGCTGGGCTGAAGGATTTAATGATAAACAGAATGCTTAAATATTTTGATATGAGCCTACCTTTTGAAGAGAATTTATATATGCTCAAGGGCAAAGAGTTAGAGAATTTAGGATTTAGAGAATTTGTTAAAGCATACGGTGATAATATTGATATTTTATATAAAAACAAATATGCCAATGGAGTTGATAAGTATAACTATTTCAAAAAAATGGGCAGTTCAGAAACTTTAGTGGGCTCAACAATTGATGGCTGGTTTATTAATAATAATGGCGATTTAGAATTATTAGAGATTAAAAGTAGCGACTCTAATTATATGAGTAGCGCTATTGACAAATATAATAAAAATGGCAATTTTTTAAGCAGCAAATATTTTTTCAAATATTATGTGCAGGCGCAAATGCAGCTAGCATGTACTGGTCTTGAGCATTGTAATTTGTTCTTTTTAATAGATGCTGCATCAATTAACTGTAAGATTAAGAGAAATGAGGCCTTAATATCAAAAGTGTTTGAATTTGTTAATAAATGTGAATTAGAAATTATAAATTTAAAAAAAGATATTTATAGTAACCATAGAGAGGAATACTTAATGGCACATAATTTTAACGAGGATACGTTTATAAAACTTGTTGAGGATTTAGTAGAAAGGAGTGATTTTTATAGTTCTGGAGTTGAGTTTGATTGGGCAAGAGAATTTATAGAATATGTTGATTGCGTAGACCTTGAAATTATGGATAGGCAAGTTGCTGAAAATGTTGCGTGTGATCTAATGGATGTTGATAGTGCAAAAAAAGAATTAAACAAAACACAAAACGAACACAAAAAAATAGAAAAGCCTCTTAAAGATTTCATCAAAATGAAAACCGACAATATTACGAATACATGTCCACTAATTGAGCATGTAAATTATAGGTTTAGAGAATTTGTGTTCACTTTTGATTCTAAGAAAAGAGCAATATCAGATAGATTAAGTGGTTTATTGCCAACAAGTGAAACATTGTTTTTCCCTAGCAATATAGCATTTTCAAATAGTGTTGGTGTCCCCATGTGA